A single Notoacmeibacter ruber DNA region contains:
- the ccmD gene encoding heme exporter protein CcmD: MGHLGYIAAAYGVSIVAIGGLATWLLTDMAARRRELDRLHKAGYRRRSDKREIVHETE; this comes from the coding sequence ATGGGTCATCTTGGCTACATTGCCGCCGCTTACGGCGTTTCCATCGTGGCGATTGGCGGGCTTGCCACATGGCTTCTGACCGATATGGCGGCCCGGCGGCGTGAGCTCGACCGGCTTCATAAAGCGGGCTACCGCCGTCGCTCCGATAAAAGGGAGATCGTCCATGAAACCGAATGA
- a CDS encoding DUF3072 domain-containing protein produces MTSQPDPRPKDQPTGNAEKDPENWVTGDEAMTGAQASYLRTLSEEAGEPFDANLTKAEASKRIDELQGETGRGQ; encoded by the coding sequence ATGACGAGCCAGCCCGACCCGCGCCCGAAAGATCAACCGACCGGTAATGCCGAGAAGGATCCGGAAAACTGGGTAACCGGTGACGAAGCGATGACCGGCGCTCAGGCGAGCTATCTGAGAACCTTGAGCGAAGAGGCCGGCGAGCCCTTCGACGCCAATCTGACGAAGGCGGAAGCGAGCAAGCGCATCGACGAACTGCAAGGTGAGACCGGTCGCGGACAATGA
- a CDS encoding GGDEF domain-containing protein: MKFDFKMMSGARAFQKNPEVVTFRKWMARAMLVATGVTCVLVAVATFSGLWVLPDFHLLLTSLFGVLSLGLSFMVSRYPKVAIWSYIIGLALALLSGDFLVLNDEMRFAWHFPALAAAFVTGGLAGGLFILATALVSLTASTILLSAMSIAGLITFCVTLSLMALLIAIVEWRFFHTLGDLHASRALLSNLAHTDPLTGLSNRLAFDRTLQTLSAAGIPFSVILCDLDHFKQVNDTYGHAAGDKVLKSIAGVLKDTAQSQHMVARLGGEEFCLLLVEVELSAALELTENLRETIQKHTVIIEGQALTCTASFGLTHSSNQSDKDPSELLKAADQALYEAKAEGRNRSKTAPKPVGREPVIRRSAKAFGDPNHCAA, translated from the coding sequence ATGAAGTTCGATTTTAAGATGATGAGTGGCGCCCGCGCCTTCCAGAAAAATCCGGAGGTTGTGACATTCCGCAAGTGGATGGCTCGTGCAATGCTCGTTGCCACGGGCGTGACATGCGTCCTCGTTGCAGTCGCGACCTTTTCCGGTTTGTGGGTCTTACCGGACTTTCATCTCCTTCTGACGTCGCTGTTCGGGGTCCTTTCCCTGGGCCTTAGCTTCATGGTTTCGCGTTATCCGAAGGTGGCCATCTGGTCGTATATCATCGGTCTGGCCTTGGCTCTTCTGTCCGGTGACTTTCTTGTTCTGAACGACGAGATGCGCTTTGCCTGGCATTTCCCCGCTCTCGCCGCAGCCTTCGTGACGGGCGGCCTTGCCGGGGGCTTATTCATTCTCGCAACAGCGCTGGTGTCTCTGACAGCTTCCACGATCCTTCTGTCGGCCATGTCGATCGCGGGGCTGATCACGTTCTGTGTGACTCTGAGTTTGATGGCCCTTCTGATAGCGATCGTGGAATGGCGGTTCTTTCATACGCTGGGAGACCTGCACGCATCGCGCGCTCTGTTGTCGAATCTCGCCCACACCGATCCCCTGACCGGCCTGAGTAACCGCCTGGCTTTCGATCGCACTCTTCAGACGCTCTCGGCGGCGGGCATCCCGTTCAGTGTCATTTTATGCGATCTGGACCATTTCAAGCAGGTCAATGACACCTACGGCCATGCGGCTGGAGACAAGGTGCTAAAGAGTATCGCCGGTGTCTTGAAAGACACCGCCCAATCGCAGCACATGGTTGCACGGCTCGGGGGTGAAGAATTCTGTCTTCTTCTGGTCGAGGTCGAACTTAGCGCGGCACTGGAGCTGACGGAGAACCTTCGCGAGACGATCCAGAAACATACCGTCATCATCGAAGGCCAAGCCTTGACCTGCACAGCCAGCTTCGGTTTGACCCATTCGAGCAACCAGTCGGATAAAGATCCGTCCGAACTGCTGAAAGCCGCCGACCAGGCACTCTACGAGGCCAAGGCCGAGGGGCGCAATCGCTCGAAAACCGCGCCCAAGCCAGTTGGTCGAGAGCCGGTCATTCGCCGATCGGCCAAGGCTTTCGGTGATCCGAACCACTGTGCGGCGTAG
- a CDS encoding septation protein A — MKSGDMFEAEPGSANRQEINPLLKLALELGPLMIFFFANARGERIAAAFPFLQDLGGPLFLATAAFMVATAIALAVSWVMTRKLPIMPLVSGAVVLVFGGLTLWLQDETFIKVKPTIVNGLFAAILLGGLLFGRSLLAYVFDSAFRLTAEGWKKLTLAWGVFFVFLAILNEIIWRNFSTDFWVAFKVWGIMPITFIFTLAMVPIITRHNLGDDSPQDP, encoded by the coding sequence ATGAAAAGCGGAGACATGTTCGAGGCGGAACCCGGCAGCGCCAACCGGCAGGAAATCAACCCTCTGCTCAAACTTGCGCTCGAACTCGGCCCGCTGATGATCTTTTTCTTCGCCAATGCGCGGGGCGAACGGATCGCGGCGGCATTTCCGTTCCTGCAGGACCTTGGCGGCCCCCTTTTCCTTGCCACAGCGGCTTTCATGGTCGCCACCGCCATCGCTCTGGCCGTCTCATGGGTGATGACCCGCAAGCTGCCGATCATGCCGCTCGTCTCCGGGGCGGTCGTGCTCGTCTTCGGCGGCCTGACGCTCTGGCTTCAGGACGAGACATTCATCAAGGTCAAACCGACGATAGTGAACGGGCTCTTCGCGGCAATCCTGTTGGGCGGCCTTCTCTTCGGACGATCGCTTCTCGCCTATGTCTTCGACAGCGCCTTTCGGCTCACCGCTGAAGGCTGGAAAAAGCTGACCTTGGCATGGGGCGTCTTTTTCGTGTTTCTGGCCATATTGAATGAAATCATCTGGCGAAATTTTTCGACCGACTTCTGGGTCGCATTCAAGGTTTGGGGCATCATGCCCATCACCTTCATCTTCACATTGGCCATGGTACCGATCATCACCCGGCACAACCTCGGTGACGATAGTCCCCAGGATCCCTGA
- a CDS encoding protease inhibitor Inh/omp19 family protein, translating to MHLIHRSGARAPLKLAFATVAAAVILSGCTSNRFDGAYEGQASSPAPLQPAPVQTVQNQQLPPPVDPGTADQATSAYDPNDPSGSNGTADGAVDVASASPINGSAPASSVSTAGDPISKGEVVGNWKTQVGGASCQMFLTLTKYGTASRGGTRGCSGDLANLRGWDVKGSQLVLYDESGGTIGRLYAAGPSRYSGQTAAGTPVTLSR from the coding sequence ATGCACCTAATTCATCGATCCGGAGCACGGGCTCCACTGAAGCTGGCATTCGCGACGGTTGCAGCAGCGGTCATATTGAGCGGCTGTACGTCAAACCGTTTTGATGGGGCTTACGAAGGTCAGGCCTCATCACCCGCACCGCTCCAGCCTGCGCCGGTGCAGACGGTTCAGAACCAGCAACTGCCGCCGCCGGTCGATCCCGGCACGGCAGACCAGGCGACAAGTGCCTACGATCCGAACGATCCCTCTGGCTCGAACGGCACCGCAGACGGCGCCGTCGATGTGGCTTCAGCCAGCCCGATCAACGGATCGGCGCCCGCCTCTTCCGTCTCCACCGCCGGAGACCCGATCAGCAAGGGCGAGGTCGTCGGCAACTGGAAGACACAGGTCGGCGGCGCGAGCTGCCAGATGTTCCTGACGCTCACCAAATACGGCACCGCCTCCCGTGGCGGCACGCGCGGTTGCTCCGGCGATCTGGCCAATCTGCGTGGTTGGGACGTCAAGGGAAGCCAGCTTGTGCTTTACGATGAAAGCGGCGGCACGATCGGCCGGCTCTATGCTGCGGGCCCGAGCCGTTATTCCGGACAGACCGCCGCTGGCACGCCGGTGACGCTTTCCCGTTGA
- the mtaB gene encoding tRNA (N(6)-L-threonylcarbamoyladenosine(37)-C(2))-methylthiotransferase MtaB, protein MSQSAPSFISQPSDEQETESPGVSVVTFGCRLNTYESEVMKREANVAGLGELPGGALVFNTCAVTAEATRQARQAIRKARRENPDARIIVTGCAAQTDPDSFGGMDEVDLVIGNGDKLKAQSYRALPDFGVNSTEKVRVNDIFELTETAAHMVDAIEGRARAFLQVQNGCDHRCTFCIIPYGRGNSRSVPAGGVVGEARRLVGNGYSEIVLTGVDMTSWGNDLPGQPKLGRLVRAILKGVPDLKRLRLSSIDSIEADDDLLAALAEDERLMPHLHLSLQHGDDLILKRMKRRHLRDDAIAFCRKARQLRPDVALGADLIAGFPTESEEAFDNTLSLIEECELSFLHVFPFSPRDGTPAARMPQLPRPIVKDRAARMRRVADSALTRHLRDRVGTSQPILIEKPGFGRAPDYTPVRLASGGEIEPGTIVAATITDHDGSSLLGRLTVQEPREMIIS, encoded by the coding sequence ATGAGCCAGTCCGCTCCCTCTTTTATTTCGCAGCCGAGCGACGAGCAGGAGACCGAATCGCCCGGCGTGTCGGTCGTGACCTTCGGCTGCCGCCTCAATACCTATGAGAGTGAGGTGATGAAGCGGGAAGCCAATGTCGCCGGTCTTGGCGAGCTACCGGGCGGGGCTTTGGTCTTCAATACCTGCGCGGTCACGGCGGAGGCGACCCGGCAAGCCCGCCAAGCGATCCGCAAGGCCCGGCGCGAAAATCCCGATGCGCGCATCATCGTGACCGGCTGCGCGGCGCAGACCGATCCGGACAGTTTCGGCGGCATGGACGAAGTCGATCTTGTCATCGGCAATGGCGACAAACTGAAAGCCCAGAGCTATCGCGCGCTCCCCGATTTCGGCGTGAATTCGACCGAAAAGGTGCGCGTTAACGACATTTTCGAGCTGACCGAGACCGCGGCGCATATGGTCGACGCGATCGAAGGGCGCGCCCGGGCCTTTCTTCAGGTCCAGAATGGCTGCGACCACCGCTGTACTTTCTGCATCATCCCTTACGGCCGCGGCAATTCGCGCTCGGTGCCCGCCGGCGGCGTTGTGGGAGAGGCCCGGCGGCTGGTGGGCAATGGTTATAGTGAAATCGTGCTGACTGGCGTCGACATGACGAGTTGGGGAAACGACCTGCCTGGCCAGCCGAAGCTGGGCCGGCTCGTCAGAGCGATTTTGAAAGGCGTGCCGGACCTCAAGCGTCTGCGCCTCTCATCGATCGATTCCATTGAGGCCGATGACGATCTCCTGGCGGCGCTCGCCGAGGACGAGCGGCTGATGCCGCATCTGCATCTTTCGCTTCAACACGGCGATGACTTGATCCTGAAGCGCATGAAGCGCCGCCATCTGCGCGACGATGCCATCGCCTTCTGCCGAAAGGCGCGCCAATTGCGTCCCGATGTCGCATTGGGAGCCGACCTCATTGCCGGTTTCCCGACGGAAAGCGAAGAGGCGTTCGACAACACGCTCTCGCTGATCGAGGAGTGCGAGCTTTCCTTTTTGCACGTCTTCCCCTTCTCACCGCGGGATGGCACGCCAGCCGCACGCATGCCCCAATTGCCAAGGCCCATCGTGAAAGACCGTGCGGCACGCATGCGCCGCGTCGCCGATAGCGCTTTGACACGGCATCTGCGAGACCGGGTCGGCACCTCACAACCAATTCTGATCGAGAAGCCGGGTTTTGGACGGGCGCCGGATTACACGCCCGTCAGGCTGGCCTCTGGCGGCGAAATCGAGCCGGGCACCATCGTGGCGGCAACCATCACCGATCATGACGGTTCCTCTCTTCTGGGCCGATTGACCGTGCAGGAGCCAAGGGAGATGATCATCTCATGA
- a CDS encoding MBL fold metallo-hydrolase: protein MTWPIRKPNQYYNGPKSDHFDGVEFFNPHDPGLEPLLGQIRRSLTRRPKKWPSRYHPDYLYAHPPERVNGSRLLVTMVGHATVLIQTAGLNLLTDPIWADRCTPIPHFGPKRVSPPGVEFDDLPPVDAVLLTHNHYDHLNAETIRRIQDRDQPLFITSLGNDTILRSIHSDIEAKVGDWGDVIEGPEGLPIHIVRCHHWSGRGIMDKRHALWSSFVIEADGGPIFHVGDSAFAEGRDYQEVGETFGPLRQANLPIGAYMPRWYNEMQHQSPSEAAEGFRLCKAENAIAHHWATFQLTEEGLEDPRDDLNAALKEKGIEVDRFRALDPGEMVEVPELGSGVSKKLSTYRHSAERTEEAAE, encoded by the coding sequence ATGACCTGGCCTATCCGAAAGCCGAATCAATATTACAACGGACCCAAAAGCGACCACTTCGATGGCGTGGAATTCTTTAACCCCCATGATCCGGGTCTGGAGCCTCTGCTGGGCCAGATTCGCCGCTCCTTGACCCGCAGGCCGAAGAAATGGCCGTCGAGATACCATCCCGACTATCTGTATGCGCATCCGCCGGAAAGGGTGAACGGCTCGCGTCTCTTGGTCACGATGGTGGGTCATGCGACCGTTCTCATTCAGACCGCCGGGCTGAACCTGCTGACCGATCCGATATGGGCGGATCGCTGCACGCCCATTCCCCATTTCGGCCCGAAGCGCGTGTCGCCGCCCGGTGTCGAGTTCGACGATCTGCCTCCGGTTGACGCTGTCTTGCTGACGCATAACCACTATGACCACCTGAATGCCGAAACGATCCGCCGCATACAGGATCGTGACCAACCTCTTTTTATCACATCGCTCGGCAACGACACGATCCTGCGCTCGATCCATTCCGATATCGAAGCAAAGGTCGGCGACTGGGGTGATGTGATTGAAGGACCCGAGGGGCTGCCGATCCATATTGTCCGATGCCACCACTGGAGCGGACGCGGCATCATGGACAAGCGCCATGCCCTCTGGAGCAGTTTCGTGATCGAGGCGGATGGCGGCCCGATCTTCCATGTCGGCGACAGCGCTTTTGCCGAAGGGCGGGATTATCAGGAGGTAGGCGAGACGTTCGGCCCACTCCGTCAGGCCAATCTTCCGATCGGGGCCTACATGCCGCGATGGTACAACGAGATGCAGCATCAGAGCCCCTCTGAAGCTGCCGAAGGCTTCCGGCTCTGCAAGGCCGAAAATGCCATCGCCCATCACTGGGCGACATTCCAGTTGACGGAGGAGGGACTTGAAGACCCGCGAGACGACCTGAATGCGGCCCTGAAGGAGAAGGGTATTGAGGTCGATCGCTTCCGGGCGCTCGATCCGGGCGAGATGGTCGAGGTGCCCGAGCTCGGCTCGGGAGTCTCCAAAAAACTCTCGACCTATCGTCACAGCGCGGAGCGTACCGAGGAGGCGGCGGAATAA
- the zapE gene encoding cell division protein ZapE gives MSNLDTPDEGLADPPAVRAAYEQKVAAENLIADPLQRRAADRLDELCRDLAQVRTATKSSALGWLFGKRRDKKNVNGLYLYGGVGRGKTMLMDLFFAHAPAKRKRRSHFNDFMADVHDRIGAHREALKRGEVKGDDPIPPVAERIAEESWLICFDEFTVTDIADAMVLSRLFSALFDNGCVLVATSNVAPDDLYRDGLNRSLFTPFIDVLKEHTDIMELDSGRDYRLEKLSALPVYMTPLSDETAQQMDEAWRAVTAGQKERRETVEVKGRTVSVDRAAGDAARFSFEELCSRPLGARDYLALTERFDHFFIEDVPQMDLDRRNEAKRFILLIDTLYDRRKKLHLSAEVPADDLYLAKTGTESFEFDRTISRLIEMRDESWPPEDHEEDGAANK, from the coding sequence ATGAGCAATCTCGATACCCCCGATGAAGGATTGGCCGATCCGCCCGCCGTTCGCGCCGCCTATGAGCAGAAAGTCGCGGCGGAAAACCTGATCGCCGACCCGCTACAGCGCCGGGCGGCCGACAGGCTCGACGAACTTTGCCGTGACCTCGCGCAGGTCCGCACAGCGACGAAGAGCAGTGCGCTCGGCTGGTTGTTCGGAAAACGGCGTGACAAGAAAAACGTCAATGGTCTCTATCTTTACGGCGGCGTCGGCCGGGGAAAGACCATGCTCATGGACCTTTTCTTCGCGCACGCGCCCGCAAAACGAAAGCGGCGCAGTCATTTCAACGATTTCATGGCCGATGTACACGATCGTATCGGGGCGCATCGCGAGGCATTGAAGCGTGGCGAGGTCAAGGGCGACGATCCGATTCCGCCGGTCGCCGAGCGGATCGCCGAGGAGAGCTGGCTGATCTGTTTCGACGAGTTCACCGTGACGGACATTGCGGATGCCATGGTCCTCTCACGCCTTTTCTCGGCGCTTTTCGACAATGGCTGTGTGTTGGTCGCGACATCCAATGTCGCCCCGGACGACCTTTATCGGGATGGGCTCAACCGCTCCCTCTTCACGCCCTTCATCGATGTTCTGAAAGAGCATACCGACATTATGGAGCTCGATAGTGGCCGGGATTACCGGTTGGAGAAACTATCGGCGCTTCCCGTCTACATGACGCCGCTCTCGGATGAGACAGCGCAACAGATGGACGAAGCATGGCGCGCTGTGACCGCGGGTCAAAAGGAGAGGCGGGAGACGGTGGAGGTGAAGGGCCGAACGGTGAGCGTCGACCGCGCGGCGGGCGATGCGGCGCGTTTCAGCTTCGAAGAGCTTTGCAGCCGTCCCCTCGGCGCGCGCGATTATCTTGCGCTGACCGAACGCTTCGACCACTTCTTCATCGAAGATGTGCCGCAAATGGATCTTGATCGTCGGAATGAAGCCAAGCGCTTCATTCTTCTGATCGATACGCTCTATGATCGCCGCAAAAAGCTGCATCTATCGGCCGAGGTGCCGGCAGACGATCTCTATCTCGCAAAGACCGGCACCGAATCCTTCGAGTTCGATCGAACGATCAGCCGGCTGATTGAAATGCGCGATGAGAGCTGGCCGCCCGAGGACCATGAAGAGGACGGGGCCGCGAACAAGTAG
- the dapF gene encoding diaminopimelate epimerase: MNDNMNAPFARMNGLGNRILVVDMRGRGDHVSAQAAIALADSRETAFDQIMAIHDPRLGGTDQRIVILNADGSEAGACGNGTRCVVSALSAETDQKQFTFETAGGVISAKEIEGGMIAVDMGVPRFGWQDIPLSEPFQDTRHIELAVGPADDPIVHSPAVVSMGNPHAVFFVDEDVWSYQLEQFGPLVENHPIFPERANVSIAHVRDKTTIDLRTWERGVGLTEACGSAACAAAVSAVRRHRTGRHVTVNLPGGPLDLLWREDDHVIMTGATEWEWSGMLNPATGTFRRDQEAMDA, translated from the coding sequence ATGAACGACAATATGAATGCCCCTTTCGCCCGCATGAACGGGCTCGGCAACCGCATCCTTGTCGTGGACATGCGCGGCAGGGGCGACCATGTCAGCGCGCAAGCGGCGATTGCCCTTGCGGATAGTCGCGAAACGGCGTTCGATCAGATCATGGCAATTCACGATCCGCGATTGGGGGGAACCGATCAGCGGATCGTCATCCTCAATGCCGATGGATCGGAGGCCGGTGCCTGCGGCAATGGCACCCGGTGCGTTGTCAGCGCACTTTCCGCGGAAACGGATCAGAAACAGTTCACTTTCGAGACAGCAGGCGGCGTCATCAGCGCCAAAGAGATCGAAGGCGGCATGATCGCGGTCGATATGGGCGTACCTCGCTTCGGCTGGCAGGATATTCCTCTGTCGGAACCCTTTCAGGACACGCGCCATATCGAACTGGCCGTCGGCCCGGCTGACGATCCAATCGTTCATTCCCCTGCCGTCGTCTCGATGGGCAATCCACACGCCGTCTTCTTCGTCGATGAAGATGTCTGGTCCTATCAGCTCGAGCAGTTCGGGCCGCTGGTCGAAAATCACCCGATCTTTCCCGAGCGGGCCAATGTCTCGATCGCTCATGTTCGCGACAAGACGACCATCGACCTGCGCACCTGGGAGCGTGGTGTCGGTCTGACCGAGGCTTGCGGCTCTGCCGCCTGCGCCGCAGCCGTCTCGGCGGTTCGGCGGCACCGCACCGGCCGACACGTCACGGTCAACCTGCCCGGCGGGCCCCTCGACCTGCTCTGGCGGGAGGATGATCATGTGATCATGACGGGTGCGACCGAATGGGAATGGTCCGGCATGTTGAACCCGGCCACCGGGACCTTTCGGCGCGACCAGGAAGCCATGGACGCATGA
- the ftsY gene encoding signal recognition particle-docking protein FtsY: MARGILGKVFSFGRKQEEDENREQPASAPVPEEESFAQAEGFAPDGTFQPSAETADVDDTAPAAPDREEIVAEASPEPFIAEPKEEVADDSDSGDYSGGEENLTTPLPAEDRPASPRRPRTLGEDRVRVGRSVERVGDEGVTPSRASWLGRLTGGLARSSRAMGENLSVAFAGRQLTEDALDDVEDALVSSDLGVPTSMAVLETLRDTRFGGDLTMNDVRKVVASQVERTLEPVARPLELDLGHAPHVILVVGVNGTGKTTTIGKLAAKLTAGGLKVTMAAGDTFRAAAIEQLKIWGERTGSEVLATELGADAAALAYRSYERARENGSDVLIIDTAGRLQNRSELMDELAKIVRVLKKIDESAPHTVLQTLDATTGQNAMRQVEIFQQVAGVNGLVMTKLDGTARGGILVAIAEKFRLPVFFIGVGESVEDLEPFEARDFARAIAGMEPVQ; this comes from the coding sequence ATGGCGCGCGGTATTCTCGGCAAGGTCTTCTCCTTCGGACGCAAGCAGGAAGAGGACGAGAACAGGGAGCAGCCTGCTTCGGCACCTGTGCCGGAAGAGGAATCCTTCGCTCAGGCCGAAGGGTTCGCGCCGGACGGCACTTTCCAGCCCAGCGCCGAGACCGCCGATGTGGACGATACCGCGCCGGCGGCACCGGATCGCGAAGAGATCGTCGCCGAGGCAAGTCCCGAACCGTTCATCGCCGAGCCGAAAGAAGAAGTCGCCGATGACAGCGACAGTGGCGATTATAGCGGCGGCGAGGAAAACCTGACTACACCGCTTCCGGCCGAAGATCGTCCTGCTTCACCCCGGCGGCCGCGCACCCTCGGTGAAGACCGTGTTCGCGTCGGCAGATCCGTCGAGCGTGTGGGCGACGAAGGCGTCACGCCGTCTCGCGCATCTTGGCTCGGCCGGCTGACAGGCGGTCTGGCGCGGTCGTCCCGCGCCATGGGCGAAAACCTGTCCGTTGCGTTTGCCGGACGCCAGTTGACGGAAGATGCCCTCGACGACGTCGAAGACGCGCTTGTCTCCTCCGATCTTGGCGTCCCGACATCCATGGCCGTGCTCGAAACGCTTCGCGATACGCGCTTCGGCGGCGACCTTACCATGAACGATGTGCGCAAGGTGGTGGCCAGCCAGGTGGAGAGGACGCTTGAACCGGTCGCAAGACCGCTTGAACTGGATCTCGGCCACGCTCCGCACGTCATACTCGTGGTCGGCGTTAACGGTACGGGCAAGACGACAACGATCGGCAAGCTGGCCGCCAAGCTGACGGCCGGCGGCCTCAAGGTGACAATGGCCGCGGGCGACACGTTCCGGGCCGCCGCCATCGAACAGCTCAAGATCTGGGGCGAACGGACCGGCTCCGAAGTGCTCGCGACGGAGCTCGGCGCGGACGCCGCGGCCCTCGCCTACCGGTCCTACGAGCGGGCCAGGGAAAATGGATCCGACGTGCTGATCATCGATACGGCAGGCCGGCTGCAAAACCGCTCCGAATTGATGGACGAACTGGCCAAGATCGTTCGCGTTCTCAAGAAGATCGACGAGAGCGCTCCGCACACTGTCTTGCAGACTCTGGATGCGACCACCGGTCAGAATGCGATGCGGCAGGTGGAAATCTTCCAGCAGGTCGCGGGCGTCAACGGGCTCGTCATGACAAAGCTCGACGGAACCGCCCGAGGCGGCATTCTGGTTGCCATAGCCGAAAAATTCCGGCTTCCCGTCTTCTTCATCGGTGTTGGAGAGAGCGTGGAGGACCTCGAGCCCTTCGAGGCGCGCGACTTTGCGCGCGCCATTGCCGGCATGGAACCCGTTCAGTAG
- a CDS encoding DUF1328 family protein translates to MFSWILILLIVAAVAGLLGLNSVSGIAMTGAKILIAIVLVLFLLVVLGIIAIA, encoded by the coding sequence ATCTTCAGCTGGATCCTCATCCTGCTCATCGTCGCCGCTGTTGCGGGTCTTCTCGGCCTGAACAGTGTGTCCGGCATCGCAATGACGGGCGCGAAAATTCTCATCGCCATTGTCCTGGTGCTGTTTCTGCTCGTGGTTCTTGGCATCATAGCCATCGCCTGA
- a CDS encoding DsbE family thiol:disulfide interchange protein yields the protein MKPNETKPVASVKPKQPERKRAVLFLPVLLFAIVASIFLAMEISGRDSSTIPSALIGQPAPRTTLTPLEGMEQPGLDTEKLKGKVTLVNIFASWCAPCRQEHPVLMRLAEDQRVQLVGFNYKDDPDNARRFLSELGNPYQAVGVDPSGRAAIDWGVYGVPETFLLDREGVIVWKYVGPLTPERVENELMPLLEETLQAPASDDATS from the coding sequence ATGAAACCGAATGAGACGAAACCCGTCGCTTCCGTCAAGCCGAAGCAGCCCGAGCGCAAGCGGGCCGTCCTGTTTCTGCCTGTCCTGCTGTTTGCCATCGTCGCCAGCATCTTTCTGGCGATGGAAATTTCCGGTCGCGACAGCAGCACGATACCGAGTGCGCTGATCGGTCAGCCCGCTCCCCGTACGACCCTCACGCCACTGGAGGGCATGGAACAGCCCGGTCTCGACACCGAGAAGCTGAAAGGCAAGGTGACGCTGGTCAATATTTTTGCGTCCTGGTGCGCGCCATGCCGGCAGGAGCATCCCGTTCTCATGAGGCTCGCCGAGGATCAGCGTGTCCAGCTGGTGGGGTTCAATTACAAGGACGATCCCGACAATGCCCGCCGCTTTTTGAGTGAATTGGGCAATCCCTATCAGGCCGTCGGCGTCGATCCGTCGGGCCGCGCGGCAATCGACTGGGGCGTATACGGGGTGCCCGAGACCTTCCTTCTGGACCGGGAGGGTGTGATTGTATGGAAATATGTGGGACCGCTGACGCCCGAACGGGTTGAAAACGAATTGATGCCGCTGCTTGAAGAGACCTTGCAGGCGCCGGCATCAGACGATGCGACGAGCTGA
- a CDS encoding heme ABC transporter permease, whose product MNDSTGTANASIFTRLANPSRFIEIADRLIPWLAGFGLLVVAVGLIGGWLAPEDYQQGATVRIMYLHVPFAWLSMMIYGVMTLAALGTLIWRHPLADVSLKSAAPIGAVFTFLALFTGSVWGRPMWGTWWVWDARLTSVFVLFIIYLGLIALTRATPEPGQAARASAIVTLVGALNLPIIKFSVDWWNTLHQPASVFRADGPTIAFSMLWPLLVSAIGFTLLFGALHLVAMRTEIWRRRVHTMRRVAAQRADRSMRRVR is encoded by the coding sequence ATGAACGACAGCACCGGCACGGCCAATGCTTCCATCTTCACGCGACTGGCCAATCCTTCGCGTTTCATCGAGATCGCCGACCGGCTCATTCCCTGGCTGGCTGGTTTCGGTCTGCTGGTGGTCGCGGTCGGCCTGATTGGCGGATGGCTCGCGCCTGAGGATTACCAGCAGGGCGCCACCGTGCGCATCATGTATCTGCATGTGCCGTTCGCATGGCTTTCCATGATGATCTACGGCGTCATGACGCTGGCGGCCCTCGGCACGCTGATCTGGCGCCATCCGCTTGCCGACGTTTCGCTGAAGTCGGCGGCGCCGATTGGCGCGGTCTTCACCTTCCTTGCGCTCTTCACCGGCTCGGTCTGGGGCAGGCCGATGTGGGGCACATGGTGGGTGTGGGATGCGCGCCTGACGTCGGTTTTCGTGCTGTTCATCATCTATCTCGGCCTGATCGCGCTGACACGGGCGACGCCCGAGCCCGGCCAGGCGGCGCGGGCCTCGGCCATCGTGACGCTCGTCGGCGCTCTCAACCTGCCGATCATCAAATTCTCCGTCGACTGGTGGAACACGCTCCATCAGCCGGCCAGTGTCTTCCGGGCCGATGGTCCGACGATCGCGTTTTCCATGCTCTGGCCACTTCTGGTCAGTGCCATAGGCTTCACGCTGCTGTTCGGTGCGTTGCACCTGGTCGCCATGAGAACCGAGATATGGCGTCGACGGGTGCACACGATGCGGCGGGTGGCCGCTCAGCGGGCTGACCGCTCCATGAGGAGGGTGCGATAA